The following coding sequences are from one Streptomyces angustmyceticus window:
- a CDS encoding HNH endonuclease, translating to MPHVLVLNASYEPLGVVPLRRALILVLNEKAVSLEESGALMHSATHVIPAPSVVRLKRFVRVPFRGPVPLTRRALFARDGGRCMYCGGVATSVDHVIPRSRGGQHTWENVVAACRRCNHVKADRHVAEIGWRLRHQPAPPSGLAWRIIGTGHRDPRWLPYLQPYGADDALARIDAVSA from the coding sequence GTGCCGCATGTCCTGGTCCTCAACGCGTCGTACGAGCCGCTCGGCGTCGTACCGCTCCGCCGCGCGCTCATCCTCGTCCTCAATGAGAAGGCTGTCAGCCTCGAGGAGTCCGGCGCCCTGATGCACAGTGCGACCCATGTCATACCCGCTCCGAGCGTGGTCCGCTTGAAGCGGTTCGTGCGGGTGCCCTTTCGCGGCCCCGTGCCCCTGACCCGCCGGGCGCTGTTCGCCCGTGACGGCGGGCGCTGTATGTACTGCGGTGGCGTCGCAACCAGCGTCGACCACGTCATCCCGCGCAGCCGCGGAGGTCAGCACACCTGGGAGAACGTCGTCGCCGCCTGCCGGCGCTGCAACCACGTCAAGGCCGACCGCCATGTCGCCGAGATCGGCTGGCGGCTGCGGCATCAGCCCGCCCCGCCGTCCGGACTGGCGTGGCGGATCATCGGTACGGGCCATCGTGACCCGCGCTGGCTGCCGTATTTGCAGCCGTACGGCGCGGATGACGCCCTGGCCCGGATCGACGCCGTATCGGCGTAG
- a CDS encoding beta-N-acetylglucosaminidase domain-containing protein: MAGTTALAAAVIGGLLGGVPSAQAAPADHTVGAAPDQPDRPAGAGRLPAVWPRPQSMRELGTAVPLGEQATLVAAPDTDPYTLDVLRDLLRDAGVRTVRQVAPGDRLPAAGPVIRVGGEQAADALRALRAPARGDLPAGGYRLAVGQVAGRDTVALDGVGPDGLFHGAQTLRQLVTDGTEGSSRTGSGGGSGRGGGRRTGRQLASVAVRDWPGTAVRGTTEGFFGQPWSQAQRLAQLDFMGRTKQNHYLYAPGDDPYRQARWRDPYPADQRAGFRALAERARANHVTLGWAVAPGQAMCLSSEEDLRALRRKVDAMWALGVRSFQLQFQDVSYSEWHCDADADAFGSGPRAAAEAQAKVANALAAHLARRHPQAPALSLMPTEYYQDGTTAYRRALSDALGDRVEVAWTGVGVVPRTITGGELSTARQAFGHSLVTMDNYPVNDYAQDRIFLGAYRGREPAVATGSTALLANAMEQPLASRIPLFTAADYAWNPRDYHPDRSWDAAVDDLAGGDARGRAALRALAGNASSSLLDRTESGYLRPLIDRFWKARETAVNHGRPGRDPDLAKAAEALRAAFRTMSTVPRDLRPDLATEIRPWAEQLARYGSAGEQAVDTLMAQAHGDGDAAWSAQRAVQRLRTECAHSPATVGKGVLAPFLQRAMTEADAWTGARRDTPRPDGGAGTTSLTVPFQRTRPLAAVTALTDPGPSAGAVSVEAHVPGEGWRRLDRLSPTGWTESKTPGLRADAVRLTWAKGADAPAVHAVTPWFDDTPAAGLELSRKEADAQTGGSATVDALVYSRRPGDVRGKLSVKAPKGFTVHAPAKVTAPRGGTATVRITVDVPEDAPSGTYGIPVEIGGAEQTLTVRTYPRTGGRDLARGTVATSSGDETAGFPASAATDGDPATRWSSPAEDGAWLQFALARPTRLGRVVLNWQDAYAARYRIQVSADGRSWRTAATVRDGKGGRESIRMDAKDARFVRVQGDKRATRFGYSLWSVEAYAVAGQGPDDADRTPADPDHGPDGTDRGPAGKGDGPGGRNGSGPAGKGKGPEQSGAGHD; this comes from the coding sequence GTGGCGGGGACCACCGCGCTGGCCGCCGCGGTCATCGGGGGTCTGCTCGGCGGGGTGCCCAGCGCCCAGGCGGCGCCCGCCGACCACACCGTCGGCGCCGCCCCCGACCAGCCGGACCGGCCGGCCGGCGCCGGGCGGCTGCCCGCCGTCTGGCCGCGCCCGCAGTCGATGCGGGAGCTCGGCACCGCCGTGCCGCTGGGCGAACAGGCGACCCTGGTGGCCGCCCCGGACACCGACCCCTACACGCTGGACGTGCTGCGCGACCTGCTGCGGGACGCCGGAGTGCGCACCGTGCGGCAGGTGGCGCCCGGCGACCGGCTGCCCGCGGCCGGGCCGGTGATCCGGGTCGGCGGCGAGCAGGCCGCGGACGCCCTGCGGGCGCTGCGGGCACCGGCCCGCGGCGACCTGCCCGCCGGCGGCTACCGCCTGGCCGTGGGCCAGGTCGCGGGCCGGGACACCGTCGCCCTGGACGGCGTCGGCCCCGACGGCCTCTTCCACGGGGCGCAGACGCTGCGGCAGCTGGTCACCGACGGCACGGAAGGGTCCTCCCGGACCGGCTCCGGGGGCGGTTCCGGCCGGGGCGGCGGGCGGCGGACCGGCCGTCAGCTGGCCTCGGTCGCCGTACGCGACTGGCCCGGCACCGCTGTGCGCGGCACCACCGAGGGCTTCTTCGGGCAGCCCTGGAGCCAGGCCCAGCGGCTCGCCCAGCTGGACTTCATGGGCCGCACCAAGCAGAACCACTACCTGTACGCGCCGGGGGACGACCCGTACCGCCAGGCGCGGTGGCGCGACCCCTACCCGGCCGACCAGCGCGCCGGCTTCCGTGCGCTGGCCGAGCGGGCCCGCGCCAACCACGTCACGCTGGGCTGGGCCGTCGCCCCGGGCCAGGCGATGTGCCTGTCGTCCGAGGAGGACCTGCGGGCGCTGCGGCGCAAGGTGGACGCGATGTGGGCGCTGGGCGTGCGCTCCTTCCAGCTGCAGTTCCAGGACGTCAGCTACAGCGAGTGGCACTGCGACGCCGACGCGGACGCGTTCGGCTCCGGCCCCCGGGCCGCCGCCGAGGCGCAGGCCAAGGTCGCCAACGCGCTCGCCGCGCACCTGGCGCGGCGCCACCCGCAGGCCCCGGCGCTCTCGCTGATGCCGACCGAGTACTACCAGGACGGCACGACGGCCTACCGCCGGGCGCTGTCCGACGCGCTCGGCGACCGGGTCGAGGTGGCCTGGACCGGCGTGGGCGTGGTCCCGCGGACCATCACCGGCGGCGAGCTGTCCACCGCCCGCCAGGCGTTCGGCCACTCCCTGGTCACCATGGACAACTACCCGGTCAACGACTACGCCCAGGACCGGATCTTCCTCGGCGCCTACCGCGGCAGGGAACCGGCCGTCGCCACCGGCTCCACGGCGCTGCTCGCCAACGCCATGGAACAGCCCCTCGCCTCGCGCATCCCGCTGTTCACGGCCGCCGACTACGCCTGGAACCCGCGCGACTACCATCCCGACCGGTCCTGGGACGCGGCCGTCGACGATCTGGCGGGCGGCGACGCGCGAGGCCGTGCCGCGCTGCGCGCGCTGGCCGGCAACGCCTCCTCCTCGCTGCTGGACCGGACCGAGTCGGGGTATCTGCGACCACTGATCGACCGCTTCTGGAAGGCCCGTGAGACGGCCGTCAACCACGGCCGGCCCGGCCGGGACCCGGACCTCGCCAAAGCGGCCGAGGCGCTGCGGGCCGCGTTCCGCACCATGAGCACGGTGCCCCGCGACCTGCGCCCGGACCTGGCCACCGAGATCCGTCCGTGGGCCGAGCAGCTGGCCCGCTACGGCAGCGCCGGCGAGCAGGCCGTCGACACGCTCATGGCGCAGGCCCATGGCGACGGCGACGCGGCCTGGTCGGCCCAGCGCGCGGTGCAGCGGCTGCGCACGGAGTGCGCGCACAGCCCGGCGACGGTCGGCAAGGGCGTGCTGGCGCCGTTCCTCCAGCGGGCGATGACCGAGGCCGACGCCTGGACCGGCGCCCGCCGGGACACCCCCCGGCCCGACGGCGGCGCCGGCACGACGTCCCTGACCGTCCCCTTCCAGCGCACCCGCCCGCTGGCCGCGGTGACCGCCCTGACCGACCCGGGCCCGTCCGCGGGCGCCGTCTCCGTCGAGGCGCACGTCCCGGGCGAGGGCTGGCGCCGCCTCGACCGCCTCTCCCCCACCGGCTGGACCGAGTCGAAGACCCCCGGGCTGCGCGCCGACGCGGTACGGCTGACCTGGGCGAAGGGCGCGGACGCCCCGGCCGTGCACGCCGTCACGCCCTGGTTCGACGACACCCCGGCCGCCGGCCTCGAACTGTCCCGCAAGGAGGCGGACGCCCAGACCGGCGGCAGCGCCACGGTCGACGCCCTGGTCTACTCCCGCCGCCCCGGCGACGTCCGCGGGAAGCTGTCGGTCAAGGCGCCCAAGGGCTTCACGGTGCACGCCCCCGCGAAGGTCACCGCGCCGCGCGGCGGCACGGCCACGGTCCGGATCACCGTCGACGTCCCCGAGGACGCCCCGTCGGGGACGTACGGGATCCCGGTGGAGATCGGCGGCGCGGAGCAGACGCTGACGGTGCGGACGTACCCGCGCACCGGCGGCAGGGACCTGGCGCGCGGCACCGTCGCCACCTCTTCCGGGGACGAGACCGCCGGCTTCCCGGCGTCGGCGGCCACCGACGGCGACCCCGCGACCCGCTGGTCCTCCCCCGCCGAGGACGGCGCCTGGCTGCAGTTCGCGCTGGCCCGCCCGACCCGCCTCGGCCGGGTCGTCCTGAACTGGCAGGACGCCTACGCCGCCCGCTACCGCATCCAGGTCTCGGCGGACGGCCGCAGCTGGCGCACCGCGGCCACGGTCCGGGACGGCAAGGGCGGCCGCGAATCCATCAGGATGGACGCCAAGGACGCCCGGTTCGTCCGTGTCCAGGGCGACAAGCGGGCCACCCGCTTCGGCTACTCGCTGTGGTCGGTGGAGGCGTACGCGGTCGCGGGACAGGGGCCGGACGACGCCGACCGGACGCCGGCGGACCCGGACCACGGGCCGGACGGCACGGACCGGGGGCCGGCCGGGAAGGGCGACGGCCCGGGCGGCAGGAACGGCTCCGGGCCGGCCGGGAAGGGGAAGGGGCCCGAGCAGTCGGGCGCGGGCCACGACTGA